A region of Nitrospinota bacterium DNA encodes the following proteins:
- a CDS encoding STAS domain-containing protein: MRVETRESGGVIILDLFGNIRTNEDYAVFKKAVDDIIDEGKVKIVLNFKSVSFINSSGLGRLVLAAKRIKESDGVISIVNLSGDLRELFLFTRLDTKIPIFQSEQEAIAGV; encoded by the coding sequence GTGAGAGTTGAAACTAGGGAATCCGGAGGGGTAATAATTCTTGACCTGTTTGGTAACATCCGGACAAATGAGGATTACGCGGTTTTCAAAAAAGCGGTGGATGACATCATAGACGAAGGCAAAGTAAAAATCGTCCTGAATTTCAAGAGCGTCAGTTTCATAAACAGCTCCGGCCTGGGAAGGCTCGTGCTGGCGGCGAAAAGGATAAAAGAGAGCGACGGGGTAATCAGCATTGTGAACCTTTCCGGAGACTTGCGGGAGCTGTTCCTGTTCACACGGCTGGACACAAAGATACCCATTTTCCAGAGTGAGCAGGAGGCCATAGCGGGCGTATAG
- a CDS encoding class II fructose-bisphosphate aldolase — MKVNNAKELLAAISNCCAKIDGNKLKVTDPAALRGHGIDRLIINAVFGKDAEIRGTARWVIKAAALELGLWPASIQGLYDAMGRSEVRGYTVPAINIRGLTYDVARAVFHTAIRNNTGAFIFEIARSEIDYTFQRPAEYSTALLAAGIKEGYKGPVFIQGDHFQVSAKKYKADPVKEIEGLKNLIAEAIDGQFYNIDIDTSTLVDLSKPTILEQQRLNFEVGAELCAYVRSREPEGVTISVGGEIGEVGEKNSTVEELDAYMEGFEATLKKINPALRGISKVSVQTGTSHGGVPLPDGTVAKVKLDFDTLEKLSHRARERYGMSGAVQHGASTLPEEAFDRFPGTTASEIHLATGFQNMIFDSEHFPEVLRDQIYDQIKQKFRDEWKDGQTVEQFIYKTRKKGFGLAKEDIWRMEELTRAGIREELEKKFDFLFHKLAVGNNHKDVDKHITPVKIAPVLEKEIAAAGGYKVEAVKTEEGAD; from the coding sequence AAACGCGGTCTTTGGAAAAGACGCCGAGATCCGCGGCACGGCCCGCTGGGTAATAAAAGCCGCGGCGCTGGAGCTGGGCCTGTGGCCTGCCTCCATCCAGGGGCTTTACGACGCCATGGGCAGGAGCGAGGTTCGTGGATACACCGTTCCCGCCATCAACATCCGCGGCCTCACTTACGACGTGGCCCGGGCGGTTTTCCATACGGCAATAAGGAACAACACCGGGGCGTTCATCTTCGAGATAGCCCGGTCTGAGATCGATTACACGTTCCAGCGGCCCGCCGAATATTCCACGGCCCTGCTGGCCGCCGGAATAAAAGAGGGCTACAAAGGGCCGGTATTTATCCAGGGGGACCATTTCCAGGTCTCCGCTAAAAAATACAAGGCCGACCCGGTTAAGGAAATCGAGGGGCTTAAAAACCTCATCGCCGAGGCCATAGACGGCCAGTTCTACAATATAGACATAGACACATCCACCCTGGTGGACCTTTCCAAACCCACAATTCTCGAACAGCAAAGGCTGAACTTCGAGGTGGGGGCCGAGCTTTGCGCCTATGTGCGGAGCCGGGAGCCTGAAGGGGTCACCATATCGGTGGGTGGCGAGATAGGCGAAGTGGGCGAAAAGAACTCCACCGTGGAGGAACTGGACGCCTACATGGAAGGTTTCGAGGCGACGCTAAAAAAGATCAACCCGGCGTTGAGGGGCATAAGCAAGGTATCCGTTCAAACGGGCACATCCCACGGCGGTGTGCCGTTGCCGGACGGCACTGTGGCCAAGGTCAAGCTGGACTTTGACACGCTGGAGAAGCTCAGCCACCGGGCCAGGGAAAGATACGGCATGTCCGGCGCGGTGCAACACGGCGCCTCCACACTGCCGGAGGAGGCTTTCGACAGGTTCCCTGGAACCACCGCCTCCGAGATCCACCTGGCCACCGGGTTCCAGAACATGATTTTCGACTCGGAACATTTTCCCGAGGTGTTGAGGGATCAAATTTACGACCAGATCAAACAGAAGTTCCGTGATGAATGGAAAGACGGGCAGACTGTGGAGCAGTTCATATATAAAACCCGCAAAAAAGGGTTTGGCCTGGCCAAGGAAGACATCTGGCGGATGGAAGAGCTCACCCGAGCCGGCATCCGGGAGGAATTGGAGAAGAAATTCGACTTCCTGTTCCATAAACTGGCGGTGGGCAATAACCACAAGGATGTGGATAAACACATCACCCCGGTGAAGATAGCCCCGGTGCTGGAGAAAGAAATAGCCGCCGCCGGGGGTTACAAGGTGGAAGCTGTAAAAACCGAGGAGGGGGCGGACTAG
- a CDS encoding LemA family protein, protein MTGLVLLGIAVLLALWVIGIYNGLVRLRAQVKNAWSQIDVQLKRRYDLIPNLVEVVKDYMSYEQETLTRVVQARAEAMKATAMADKAQKEGMLTEALKSLFALSENYPDLKANQNVMALQEELASTENKISFSRQFYNDSVMELNVKCETFPSNIVANSFGFKQEEFFKVAEEEAKPVKVNLR, encoded by the coding sequence ATGACCGGATTGGTTTTACTGGGAATCGCAGTTCTCCTGGCTTTGTGGGTGATAGGCATTTACAACGGGCTGGTGCGCCTGCGGGCCCAGGTGAAAAACGCCTGGAGCCAGATAGACGTACAGCTGAAAAGAAGGTACGACCTTATACCCAACCTGGTGGAGGTGGTGAAAGACTACATGAGCTATGAGCAGGAGACGCTCACCCGTGTGGTGCAGGCCAGGGCCGAAGCCATGAAAGCCACCGCCATGGCCGACAAGGCGCAGAAGGAAGGGATGCTCACCGAAGCCCTTAAAAGCCTTTTCGCCCTTTCCGAAAACTATCCGGACCTGAAGGCCAACCAGAACGTGATGGCCCTGCAGGAAGAACTGGCCTCCACCGAGAACAAGATTTCATTCTCCCGCCAGTTTTATAACGACTCGGTGATGGAGCTGAACGTGAAATGCGAGACATTCCCCTCGAACATCGTGGCCAACTCTTTCGGGTTTAAACAGGAGGAATTCTTCAAGGTGGCCGAAGAGGAAGCCAAACCGGTTAAGGTTAACCTGCGGTGA
- a CDS encoding YjfB family protein, whose amino-acid sequence MESSAVGGTGGLAPAQQASGAGQANVAVQKKALDMAKAQGAQLVDMIQKSGATFETTA is encoded by the coding sequence ATGGAATCATCTGCGGTTGGCGGAACAGGCGGTTTGGCTCCCGCCCAGCAGGCCTCGGGCGCGGGCCAGGCAAACGTGGCTGTACAGAAAAAAGCTTTGGATATGGCGAAGGCTCAAGGAGCCCAATTGGTGGATATGATCCAAAAGAGCGGCGCCACCTTTGAAACCACAGCATAG